GCCTGCTAATGCTGGTGACTGCGTTCAGTTTCCAACTCTGAATTTGAGCTCACACAATAAGAACAGGAAAGCCGCTGGGCCTCACCTTCACATTGTTTCCTTTGTGTTCTAGACGTCTGACTACCCAGTGATCCTGTCCCTGGAAAACCACTGTTCAGTGGAACAGCAGAAGCTCATGGCTCATTATTTGATCTCCATCCTGGGTGATGCTTTGGTCACAAAGCCTTTGGGGAACACCATGCCCACCAAATTCCCCTCACCTGAGGTATGCAGCTTGTAATCTGAACACAAATATTACATATCATATATAAGCACCAGAGGAAGACCACACCTTCACTGTCCACCTCTTAAGTTATTTAACCACTCTGCCAGATTCTTCACTTTCCTGCTTACTTTTAGCATGGTTGTTGGGAAAAGAAAGCCAACAGGATTAAGCAAAGCATCTAAATGAACAGACAGCCAGCCAACAACTGCAACTTCAACGGTCATAAAAACTGCACATGCTCTGTAGAATGACCATTCAAACCCTATAAAACAGTTTCACAACACTGAGTTCTCTGTGTTTTGATGGATCTCTGGCCCatcaaaacacaataaatgctACATATTGGTTGCTGTAGAGGGACTAAAAGCAGAGATAAACATtacaaagagaacaaaaaacatggaATTCTCTAAGAAGTCTGAGCTGGCTGTAGTGTTTGTACCACAATGCTGAAATAAATGAGGGAAGATGAGGGATGAATGCTTGCAGCCTGGACAGTCTGGAATTAAATTTTAATTATGTATTACAGGATGTGTTCctccctctgattggctgtggaGAGGGTGTGATCACAACgcctgctttttgttttcctgcactGAGGTGTCATATAACTGCAGTTTTAGAAATTGCACAACAAAACATGACTGAACATATTTTGCCTATTGTTGTGACAGGAATTGAGGGGCAAGTTCCTCATTAAGGGGAAACGACTGAACAAACTTGATACATCCTTCACCAATAACAACACCTTAGAAGCAGACACGGTgtctgaggaggatgaagctgcAGACTGTAAGGAAAATGGCCAAAAACCAAAGTCAAAGGTGTGCTGGACGTCTTTCACTTATATGACATttaaaagaatatatatatatatatatatatatatatatatatatatatatatatatatatgcattagGTTCAGGTGTCATGTTTGTTGTGTCTTCTTtcagaaatcaaagataaaactCGCCAAAGAGCTCTCAGACCTCGTCATCTACTGTAAGAGTGTCCATTTTAGTGGCTTTGAACACGCCAAAGAAAACCAGGCCTTCTATGACATGTCATCCTTCAAGGAGAGTAAAGCCTTCAACCTGGCTGAGACTTCAGGTACACACTGCACACCAGTGACCGGACTCACATGTAAGAGCCAAACCAGCTTCAGTGTATAAATGTCTTCTATGCAGGTACGGCCTTCATCCACCACAACATGGATAAACTCAGCAGGATCTACCCCGCTGGCTCCAGAACGGACTCCTCCAACTATAACCCTGTGCCCATGTGGAACGTTGGCTGCCAGATTGGTAAGCCCAGCTACATGCAGAACTTCAGTTATCAAAATACAGAGCAACGTTTTCACCCCTGCTTCTCTGATTTGGTCTTTAGTGGCGCTGAACTTCCAAACTCCACATAAGGAGATGCACCTAAACCAGGGACGCTTTCTACCGAATGGTTTTTGTGGCTACATCCTGAAACCGGAATTTCAGAGAAGCCTTTCCTCCCAGTTTGATCCCATCTCTCTCACGCAAGGGCCATGGCTGAAGAGGAAGACCTTTCATATCATGGTGGGACTTTAAGCCAAAGTGTGGAGTTCTTTGAAACAAAGTCTCGACAATGCTTTCTACATGTAGCTGTATGTAACATAGCAGAAATATTTATCCAGGTGTTTGTAGCTAACAATGCTATTTTCTGTTCTCGCCCGAACAACAATCTTTTAAACAAGTAGTTTTATACAGGGTAACATCTGAATTCCTAAGGTGAAGGTGCAGGGCATTGAATGGGTGATAGACAATTCTCAGCTGGGTGCAAAAAGACACGACCAGAGTCTGCAGTAACTGGCTACTTAAATGTGCCCTTTGGTCAAAGCACCAGGAgtagtgtgacacacacagcagtgactcaTCTCTCTTTTGTACTTATGTAAGCATAACGGGTGTGTGCATGGTGTCTCTAAATACATTAGGTGATCTCAGCTCAGCAGCTACCCAAAATCAACAAGGACAAAGAGAAGTCCATTGTTGACCCTCTGGTGAGAGTGGAAATCTACGGCGTCCCAGCGGACAATGCCAGCAAGGAGACACGGTACATTCTAAACAATGGTGAGCATCACGCACATTCAGCTCtgtgtacatacatacaaaacCCATACACCTCCATCTGAACAGTGATCTCTCCCCGCAGGCTTCAACCCAATGTGGAATGAGAAATTCCAGTTTGACATAAATGTCCCTGAACTGGCCATGGTACGATTTGTGGTGGAGGACTATGACACAGCATCCCAGAATGATCTTGTCGGGCATTACTGTCTACCACTGACCAGCATACAGAACGGTAAGAATGTCCCAACAGCGTGAAGAACAAAAGTAGAGGAAAGCACTCTTCAAAGACAGATGACAGCAAAAGTGTCAGAGTATTAAACTACTCACTGACTAATAAAACTGATTGTTCTTTGGAGGTTTAacagctttgttttctttgaccGACCTCACTGAAGTGAATCACATGACTTGTATTATGTTTCCCATCTTCAGACTTTGCTGACACAGCTAAAAATGAAAACTTCCTTTTTTCCAGGATATCGCCACGTCCCGCTTCTCACCAAAAGAGGAGCCGTCatctgctctgctggactctttgTGCACCTCATGCTCATGGACGCCCAGTAGGCTCTAActttagtggaaaaaaaaaaccttcacgTCATCAGCAGCATTTTGTAATGGTCCTGTTTTAAAGCCTAGTAACAAAAACTCtttggatgtttttaaaaagcatcTTCAACAGCTGGTTGTCTGCGACACCTTCTGTTATTATGtacttttagttgtttttttaacagccaGATGTAGTGTGACAAAGCGTGAATGAGAGAGGGGTGAATGAGAGGTGTGGGAAAATATTTAAAGAGAGTCATTAATCTATATTTGCCATATAGAAGTAAGGGTGTAgtaattaatgtgttttttccttctctatCTGACAAGAAAAggcattaaaatatattttattagttttaataGACAGGTGTCTAATGTATATTAccaaaagaaacacattttgtcAACTCAAAAAGGCAAAAGTGTCAGTGTGCTGTCTGTTCATCATAATGCAAACACATACATTACCTAATCAAGCATGCTGTCTTAACAGATTCTAATATTTTTCTATCATACTCAGCAGCAGTTTTGCTGTGACTCAGTGCCTTCACCATGTCCTGTCACTTATCTGCATTTGCACTCAAATAAAAACAGTCCAAATCCCCAAAggaagtttttctgtgtgtgtttatttattgtgtagAAGTGAAATGAGAAGAACATGATTTCAACCAATATCAATCAGCATGCACCGCTGATAaatacagataaataaaaataatcttgAATAAAAGTGTCCCTGTCGTGAGATTTTCAGCATAATTGTGTcaataagctttttttttttttaaatcacatgtCAGTTTATTCAGATAAAGCACTCCTAGCTTCTGAAAATGGTTGAAATGTTACAGAAATATATTTGGCAGTATTGAAGTGAAACCGTGCATTTCTGCATAAATCCATCGACAAGCTCTTCTCAGAAAagtcctgctttttttttcaagtcaTTCTGTCGCCATTTTGGCAGCCGCTGGAAATCAGAGCGACTTGTGCCAAGCAGGTTCTCAAAATCCAGGTCAGACAGGTAgtcctgcagtcagagcacaGAGGAAAACAGTCAGCCTGACCTCTGCTGGACACACCATGGTATTACTATCATCCCCATACACAGACATATTGTCTTTTCTGTTGTAGTTACTCTCTTTGAAATGTTCTTGTAGTCTTGTCTATGTTGCTGCTTTTGTCTTCTTTAGTCATTTTACTCTTTGTACAAATTATGTCTGAAATCCATTTTTGTCAATGTCTCTCATTGTATTCATTTTGGGTCTATTTGGGGTCTTTTGTGGTTGGTTTCTGTCTCCCTGCAGCCATTAGTGCTGCTTTGCAAGTGAAGAACTCTCAGGTGTGCTGATTGTACAACTACAGCTGTCTGATCCCTGCCACAGCAGACCAACACTGACTCTCCTCTGTACAGACAGTGCACTATATTACACTAAAATACCATAATTCTACACCCACCTCTCTCTGGACGGGGTCCACACCATGCGGCAGCTCACTGGGAGACTTGTTGACAAGCACCTCGGGGGCCAAATACTTCTCAGTGTCACCAAAAGGTGAGGATGGATATGTGGCAGGGCTGGTGAGAGTGGAGGGTCTGGGAGACAGGTCACCCTTGTGGACCCTATAGACTGGAGGGGAGCTCATGGGGCCTCCTGGAGCTCTGTATCCACCCCCATCCATCACCACAACCGGCCCCTTATTGAAGTTAGTGTTGCTCAGGTCCTGCATATTCGGCAGAGCGTTGACACTTTTTTTACGTTCATAGAAATATGAAGACTTGCAGATTAGTGACATGATTAGATGTCAGTAGTTAGTACATTAGTGGTGAATTAGCATTAGGATTAGTGTCAATCACTTACTACAGTGACCTGTGAGAGAGCTGCATCACTCAGCTTGTTTTTCATCTCCTCATAGGAGTTGCCTCCCTGTTGAGAAGATCAAGTGAACCAGGATTGAATATTAGTGCGCATGCAGAGTCTTTTTAATCTTCAAACAATCCATTAAATCATCCACATGTGGCCGTGTGTTCCGCCTAATTTCAGGAATGATTCATCTACACAAGACTTATTCATAGTATTTGGGATATTTTGCAGCTCTTTTCCATAATAAGTGGATAGGCATATTGATGTAATGGAAATTCTGTAATGCCTTGATCATGTTGTGTTAGTCtattaataatatttttctCTTGTGACTCCCACGAAGATCAAAGAGACAGTGTTAAACTCACGCTCCACTTGTGAGGATCCCATGCATTGAACCAGCCAGTGAAGGTGGGGGGCTCCTGTCCCTGTTTGACAGAGACGATGGGTGTGTCGGGGTCCCGGCCTGCTGGGTGGGTCCTCAGGTACTCCTGTGCGCTGTTCCAGGCCTCTTTGGTCTCATACTGGTTGGCGAAGTTTCCAACCCACAAGAAGAGCTGAGGAGAATGAGAGACACTCATATTAAAGAAATCAGAATTTCACTTTTACTTGTTAGGTTTATTGCTTATGTAttgttttcacaaaaatatatGAACCTTATATAAATGTTACTTCCTTCTACAGTAATAAATTAACAAATCATCACGTGTGAATGTGCAGCCACATAGACAGTTAGCTAGTCAGCATGGGAGAACAGCTAGCAACTCTTGTTGTTAATAGTCTTTGACAAATGCATACATGTTAATATCGGCACACTTGAAAATACCAAGCTGTTACATCCATTTTAACCCTTCTGCTATGTCGTggtgggagggagagaagaaaaagacgCCAACTAGCTTCTCTTTCgttttagctagctagctactaGCACTGAGACCGTGTGAGGCTAATACGGATGGAGATCTAGCAACTTTTGAATAAAGTTTGTAGGAGTCACCCACCCTCACCTCCACCATCCTGCAGATTCAACCACAGCACATTACACCAAAGTTTACTAGATTATCAGGTTAGCAAGGTCTGTTGAGCCGGAAGTCAGAGTTAGCAGGATAACAAATGTGGCAGATA
This portion of the Parambassis ranga chromosome 20, fParRan2.1, whole genome shotgun sequence genome encodes:
- the plcd1a gene encoding 1-phosphatidylinositol 4,5-bisphosphate phosphodiesterase delta-1a isoform X2; this translates as MELNGTFGNLGLEGDEDLKFLLAGSNLVKIRSNSWKKHRFYKLQEDCKTLWHDSNKTFNKNPTFSIDNIESVRKGRQSEGLKKHTEPGEEDQCFSIIFKDRKKNLDLMAPSKEEADQWVKGLEKIINSISNLNRQQESEHWIINCMRKADKNKDNMMTLKELKHFLRDINVEVNDAYAEEIFKKCDTSNSGTLEGSEIKHFYDLLTHREEIDVIYGKYAQTEGQMSSRDLLNFLLNEQRESVTVDDAHKLIDKYEVDETAKQKKHMTKDGFLMYLHNEEGSIFHPAHKNVYQDMNQPLNHYYISSSHNTYLMEDQLKGPSSTEAYIKALMKSCRCVELDCWDGANGEPVIYHGYTLTSKVLFRDVIQAIKDYAFKTSDYPVILSLENHCSVEQQKLMAHYLISILGDALVTKPLGNTMPTKFPSPEELRGKFLIKGKRLNKLDTSFTNNNTLEADTVSEEDEAADCKENGQKPKSKKSKIKLAKELSDLVIYCKSVHFSGFEHAKENQAFYDMSSFKESKAFNLAETSGTAFIHHNMDKLSRIYPAGSRTDSSNYNPVPMWNVGCQIVALNFQTPHKEMHLNQGRFLPNGFCGYILKPEFQRSLSSQFDPISLTQGPWLKRKTFHIMVISAQQLPKINKDKEKSIVDPLVRVEIYGVPADNASKETRYILNNGFNPMWNEKFQFDINVPELAMVRFVVEDYDTASQNDLVGHYCLPLTSIQNGYRHVPLLTKRGAVICSAGLFVHLMLMDAQ